Genomic DNA from Solirubrobacterales bacterium:
CGTCGGTCTGGACGATCGCTCGATGATCTGCCATCAAATCGCGCACCTGATCCAACCGCGCCTCGCCAAGGTTCTGCGGATCGAGGTCAGTGTCTCCGGCTCCGCCAGCGGGTCCGGGGTTGCCGAGCTTCTTGAAAAGTCCCATTTATGCACCCTAACGGGGGCCCAAGCCCGATCGTCCGCGATCAGCCAAGGCCCGGTAGTTGCGACTGTGCGCTCGAAGTCGGCGCGTCACGGTCGAGAGCCCAGCAAAGATTGGCGACTGGCACGGCCCATACGACTCCACTCGTATCTGTAGTCCGTCTCGTTGCGACGATTCCGGAGCCCGAGTTCGCCCGGAGTATCTGAGCAGCTCGCGCCCACCCGGTGTCGCTGTATTTGATTTCGATCGGCACTGAGAATTCCGGACCGACAAAGTCGATCTCGGACTTCGACGACGTGCGCCGGTACATCACCGTTTCTGAGGGATCCAGTCGCCCCGGTCGACGATCCTTGATCGAACGTAGGAGCGCGAAACCCGCCTGCTGCTCGGACAAGGTGCTCTCGACTGGTTGAGCAAACGCTGGGTTTCGGTGCGCAAGCGCGCGGGCCAAAAGCGGGTCAGTGAAGTAGATCTTCCGTTGTGCTCGAAAGTTCGGCCGGAGCTCGTGGTCTTGGTAACAGAGCCAGATGAGATAAGCCTTCTCAAGCGAGAAAAGCCGGTCGTAAACATTGCTGTGTGTTGTGAAGCCGACGTTGCGCTGGATCCTCGACGCGTTCACCGGCGAGGTCAGACCTTCCACGAGCGCTCCAAGCAATCCGCTCATCTTCGGTGCCGACATCCCGGCTGCGAGAAGAGCCTCTCCTTCCATCACGTCCCAGAGATCTCGCGCAAAGGAGAGAGCATCGCCTGTCTCACGCATTTCACGGATCGCCTGAGGGAACCCGCCCACGCGTAGGTAATTGATCCAGAGCTGATGGAGATCTTCCGTCCAGAACGAGAGCTCCTCAAAGGATTCCCGCGCGGCAGCCGCCTGAAGGTCCCCAAGGCTCGCCGGCTTAATCTCGTGGCCGATCTCCTTGCCTGATAGGCGGCAGAATGTTCGGAAACCGACTGGCAGAAGCAAACGATCATGTGACTTGCCTTCACCCCGTCTCCCCGCAAAATCTTTCGTGGCTTCGTCAAGTCCCCGCGCCGATGATCCGGTGAGTACAACGCAGTCACGAATCAGCGGCGAGTTGTCCCGCGCCTCTTTGACCACAGACGACCACTCCCCGTCCACTGCGGTGATTTCGTCGATGAACCACCAGAGGGGTCTTCCGTCGTCCATAACCACTCCACGCGCCACGTTGAACAGCCGACGTAGATCCTGGGTCGTAAATCCATCACAGGAACAGAAAATGATGGATCTTGGATTCACTTCGGACTGGATCAGCTCTCGAATCTTGCGCTTGATCTCAAGACTCTTTCCGACGCGGCGCGGACCAGTTAGCGTGTAAAGGCCTCCGCTGGTCAGCCCTGCGAGCGGCGTCGGTTCATATTCAAATGGTGCATCGTCGGCGTATAGAAGCTTGGGTTCATCAGCGAGCCACTCGTCAGCATCTCTCCACCACGGGTTCCGCTGTCGAAGCATTTCGGCTATCTGGGCGTCATTCATTCAAAAAAGTATACTTTTTTGTTCGGCGCCGGGCGGATTGGGTGCCTTTTTTGCTGGACCGTGCCATGAAGCGCAGACAAACGGTCCCGGCGAATCGCTCCTGTTAGCGAAGCCTACGTGGCGCTGCCGGGACTGGATAACCTTCCGCCCCTATGTTTACGAAAGTTCTTGTCGCCAACCGTGGCGAAATCGCAATCCGCGTGTTCCGCGCTCTCAAGGAACTCGACGTTGAATCCGTAGCCGTTTACTCAGAGGCCGACAAAGACTCGCTCTTCGTCGGTTTCGCCGACGAGGCCTACTCGCTTGGTGAGGGCGCCTCTGACGTGACCTACCTCTCGATCGACAAGATCATTGAGATCGCCAAGCGCTCAGGTGCCGAGGCGATTCACCCCGGTTACGGCTTCCTTGCAGAGAACGCAGAGTTCGCGCAGCGTTGCCAGGATGAGGCGATCGTCTGGATCGGCCCGCCGGCCAGCGCGATCGACTCGATGGGCTCAAAGACCAATGCTCGAGAACTGATGGAGAACGCAGGAGTGCCGATCGTTCCCGGAACGACCGAGCCGGTCGCAGACGTCGCGGCCGCACGCGTGATCATCGACGCCGACATCGGCTACCCCGTGGCGATCAAGGCTGCCAGCGGCGGCGGCGGAAAGGGCTTCCGCGTCGCGTTGACCGCTGACGAGCTTGAAGAGGCATTCGAAGGCGCCGCGCGCGAAGGTCAGAAGTTCTTCAACGACGACACCGTCTACCTCGAGCGATACCTGCCCAACCCGCGCCACGTCGAGGTCCAGGTCCTCGCTGACAACGAGGGCAACGTCATCCACCTCGGTGAGCGCGACTGCTCCGTGCAGCGCCGCCACCAGAAGCTGATCGAAGAGGCCCCGGCTCCGGCGGTCGACGCCGCGATGCGCGCGAAGATCGGCGAGATCGGTGTCAACGCCGCAAAGGCCGTCAACTACCGCGGCGCCGGAACGATCGAGGGCATGCTGCAGGACGGCGAGTACTACTTCCTCGAGATGAACACCCGCGTGCAGGTCGAGCACTGCGTCACTGAAGAAGTGACCGGGGTTGACATCGTCAAAGAAGGCATCCGCGTAGCCGCTGGAGAGCCGCTCTCGATCAAGCAGGAAGACGTTGAACTCAAGGGCCACGCGATCGAGTGCCGCATCAACTTCGAGGACGCCGGCAAGAACTTCGCACCGGCTCCGGGCAAGATCGGCAACTTCGTCGGTGCCTATGTAGAGCCTTCCGGCCCTGGTATCCGCGTGGACTCAGGTGTCACTGCCGGCAGCGAGATCTCACCGCTCTACGACCCGATGGCAGCCAAGCTGATCGTCTGGGCGGAAGATCGCGAAGCGGCGACCAAGCGCATGCTGCGCGCGCTCGATGAGTACAAGATCGACGCTACAACGCTCATCCCGTTCCACAAGGGTCTGCTCGCAAGCGAAGAGTGGGCCAATGGCGAGACATGCAAGAACCTCACCGAGGACAAGACCTGGCTCAAGCAGTTCGCAAAGCCCAAGGCTCCCAAGCCAGCCGAGGGCGAAGAGCCCGTCGAGAAGGTCACCAAGACCTACACCGTTGAAGTTTCCGGCAAGCGCTACGACGTCAAGGTCGAGGGCGAAGCGGCTGGGTTCGGCGGCGGCGGCGCAGCTCCCGCTGGCAAGAAGGCTCCCAAGCGTGGTGAGCGTGCGGCTGGCGGCAGCAACGGCGCCTCAAGCGAGACTCTGACTTCCCCGCTCCAGGGAACGGTCTTCAAGGTCACCACCGAGGTCGGCGCAGAAGTCGCCGAAGGCGACGTTCTCTTCATCATCGAAGCGATGAAGATGGAGAACGAGATCACCGCCCATCGTTCGGGCAAGGTCGACTCGCTCGCCGCCGACGTCGGCGCCGCAGTCTCGGCCGGCGACACGCTCGCGATCATCAAGTAGCTGGCTCGTGGGCGAGCTTCGACGCAAGGCCGGGGTCGCAAAGCGTCGGTTGATCAACGCACAGGCCGAGCTCCTCCCGAAGCCTGCGGCAGATGCCAACAAGCCCTTCGCGCGCGAATACGGCCCCAAGGAATACGGCACCGAGGCCGCGCTCGCCACTGAGGCAATCCACGCGCGCCTGACCGATGAAGACCTTGCCGCAATCGCGGCCAAGGCCGAGTCCGACAAGACGCTCGTGGACTTCCCCGTCCCACCCGGCGCCCCGCCCAAGCAGATTCCGCTCAACCAGCCCTGGAAGGAATCGAGCGGAGTTGACCGCAAGCGAAACGACCTGATGCTCGGCACGCACTTCGCTGAGCCTGAGTTTCTTGAGAAGACCGGCCTGACCACAGCGACTCCGCCGGAAGAGATCCACGCGATGACGCACAGCCCGTTCGCGGCTGGCGGCGGTTTTTACCAAGCTGATCTTGTCGCCGACGGCCTTGCCAGCGCAGGCGCTCCGATCGCTGACGGCGATCGCATTCTCGACTTCGGCTGCTCTTCTGGCCGCGTGGCGCGCGTGCTCCACGCGGCTTACCCGAACGCCCAGATTCTCGGTTGCGACCCGAACGGGCCGGCGGTTGAGTGGGCCGACAAGAATCTTGCGGGAATCGAGTTCACCAAGAGCGAGAACGAACCGCCGCTGCCGTATGAGTCTGGCTCGATCGCAGCCGCCTTCGGCATCTCGATCTGGTCGCACTACGCCGAGGCGCTCGCGCTGCGTTGGTACGACGAGATCCACCGCGTGCTGCGCCCCGGGGGCCATCTCGTCTCGACCACGCACGGCCCGCAATCGATCGACTTCTATGGCGACATCGGCCTGCGCTCAAACCAGCAGCTCGCAGACATCCGCGAGAGCCTCTACCTGCGCGGCTATTGGTACGCGCCCGAGTTCGGCGACAAGGGCGACTGGGGTGTCGTCAACAGCGAATGGGGCACCTCGTTCGTCTCGGCAGACTGGATGCTCGACAAGCTGACCCCGAAGTGGGAGATCGTTGAGTACGCGACGGCCCGCAACGAGGACAACCAGGACGTCTACGTCCTGCGCAAGCCCTGAATCAAGCCGTGGGCGGCTGCTGAGGCTGGGGCGGTTGCATCGCCGGTTGCATCGCAAACGGATCGGGTGGCACGACCGGAGGAGGCGGAGGTTGGTACCTGTTGACCTCCGCCGCGTACGGCACGGGCGGTTCGACTTGCAAACCACTCACGATGCGTGCCTCTCGCCTGAATGCGGCGATCTGATCCCTTGAGACGAGCAGGTACATCAGCGCGACTCCGGCGGCAAATCCGCCGATGTGCGCCCAGTACGCAACCCCGCCCGACCCGCCTTCGCCAGCCGCGTAATAGGCGTAACTGAACTGAAGACCAATCCAGGTGCCGATCACCCAGAACGCACGTATGCGCATCGGAATGATGATCAACAACGAGAGGATCTTGGCGCTCGGGAAGATCACCACGTAGCCAGCCAGCACAGCGGCAATCGCCCCCGACGCGCCGACCATCGGCAT
This window encodes:
- a CDS encoding ATP-binding protein — its product is MNDAQIAEMLRQRNPWWRDADEWLADEPKLLYADDAPFEYEPTPLAGLTSGGLYTLTGPRRVGKSLEIKRKIRELIQSEVNPRSIIFCSCDGFTTQDLRRLFNVARGVVMDDGRPLWWFIDEITAVDGEWSSVVKEARDNSPLIRDCVVLTGSSARGLDEATKDFAGRRGEGKSHDRLLLPVGFRTFCRLSGKEIGHEIKPASLGDLQAAAARESFEELSFWTEDLHQLWINYLRVGGFPQAIREMRETGDALSFARDLWDVMEGEALLAAGMSAPKMSGLLGALVEGLTSPVNASRIQRNVGFTTHSNVYDRLFSLEKAYLIWLCYQDHELRPNFRAQRKIYFTDPLLARALAHRNPAFAQPVESTLSEQQAGFALLRSIKDRRPGRLDPSETVMYRRTSSKSEIDFVGPEFSVPIEIKYSDTGWARAAQILRANSGSGIVATRRTTDTSGVVWAVPVANLCWALDRDAPTSSAQSQLPGLG
- a CDS encoding acetyl-CoA carboxylase biotin carboxylase subunit; protein product: MFTKVLVANRGEIAIRVFRALKELDVESVAVYSEADKDSLFVGFADEAYSLGEGASDVTYLSIDKIIEIAKRSGAEAIHPGYGFLAENAEFAQRCQDEAIVWIGPPASAIDSMGSKTNARELMENAGVPIVPGTTEPVADVAAARVIIDADIGYPVAIKAASGGGGKGFRVALTADELEEAFEGAAREGQKFFNDDTVYLERYLPNPRHVEVQVLADNEGNVIHLGERDCSVQRRHQKLIEEAPAPAVDAAMRAKIGEIGVNAAKAVNYRGAGTIEGMLQDGEYYFLEMNTRVQVEHCVTEEVTGVDIVKEGIRVAAGEPLSIKQEDVELKGHAIECRINFEDAGKNFAPAPGKIGNFVGAYVEPSGPGIRVDSGVTAGSEISPLYDPMAAKLIVWAEDREAATKRMLRALDEYKIDATTLIPFHKGLLASEEWANGETCKNLTEDKTWLKQFAKPKAPKPAEGEEPVEKVTKTYTVEVSGKRYDVKVEGEAAGFGGGGAAPAGKKAPKRGERAAGGSNGASSETLTSPLQGTVFKVTTEVGAEVAEGDVLFIIEAMKMENEITAHRSGKVDSLAADVGAAVSAGDTLAIIK
- a CDS encoding class I SAM-dependent methyltransferase gives rise to the protein MGELRRKAGVAKRRLINAQAELLPKPAADANKPFAREYGPKEYGTEAALATEAIHARLTDEDLAAIAAKAESDKTLVDFPVPPGAPPKQIPLNQPWKESSGVDRKRNDLMLGTHFAEPEFLEKTGLTTATPPEEIHAMTHSPFAAGGGFYQADLVADGLASAGAPIADGDRILDFGCSSGRVARVLHAAYPNAQILGCDPNGPAVEWADKNLAGIEFTKSENEPPLPYESGSIAAAFGISIWSHYAEALALRWYDEIHRVLRPGGHLVSTTHGPQSIDFYGDIGLRSNQQLADIRESLYLRGYWYAPEFGDKGDWGVVNSEWGTSFVSADWMLDKLTPKWEIVEYATARNEDNQDVYVLRKP